Proteins co-encoded in one Medicago truncatula cultivar Jemalong A17 chromosome 8, MtrunA17r5.0-ANR, whole genome shotgun sequence genomic window:
- the LOC25501606 gene encoding uncharacterized protein, translated as MTFLAERKDRGSVILILTHAQCKLADNGKPNLCNNWSGSKLLINLKHPVVEAFRASLQAQGHRFDQSLCQVSSSSQRVNYDEFSNLSGVKSIAEFRDFDKDTYCITVAKSLKFNPNRYGWYYETCTKCTKASRSGGASYKCSCGEEVEVPLTRYKVVVIMEYRDHKAEFLFWDKECFQILGVAADTLRKTMQQVGEDDPHIYPEVLDKLLKIEFALRVKYQLYYHQASVNAFSRDEIVIKNIKARLHPDEIRPEVQKVNESIVRNNTTLPSDPEKISGPGECSRVIPLPQTVKVENIVSSAECLNSDPTITVGSCGVANCLSAGKCKCHPAKRMKKE; from the exons ATGACATTTCTTGCTGAGCGGAAAGATAGAGGGTCAGTTATTTTGATACTAACTCACGCTCAATGCAAGCTTGCAG ATAATGGTAAGCCAAATCTTTGCAACAATTGGTCGGGTTCTAAGTTGCTTATTAATTTGAAGCATCCAGTTGTTGAGGCATTTAGAGCTAG TCTTCAAGCTCAGGGCCATAGGTTTGATCAGAGCTTATGTCAGGTTTCATCCTCTTCTCAACGTGTCAACTATGATGAGTTTTCGAATCTCTCTGGTGTTAAATCTATTGCTGAGTTTAGAGATTTCGATAAG GATACCTATTGTATTACTGTTGCGAAGTCACTTAAGTTCAATCCTAATCGATATGGATGGTATTATGAAACCTGCACTAAGTGTACCAAAGCTTCAAGGTCGGGTGGTGCGAGTTACAAATGCTCATGTGGGGAGGAAGTTGAGGTTCCGCTGACTAG GTATAAGGTCGTTGTGATAATGGAGTATCGTGATCATAAggctgaatttttattttgggaCAAGGAATGTTTTCAAATTCTTGGAGTTGCTGCTGATACTCTTAGAAAGACAATGCAACAG GTTGGTGAGGATGATCCTCATATATATCCTGAAGTTCTAGACAAGTTGCTTAAGATTGAATTTGCATTGCGTGTAAAGTATCAGCTGTATTATCATCAGGCATCTGTAAATGCGTTTTCACGTGATGAAATTGTTATTAAGAATATTAAGGCTCGTCTTCATCCTGATGAGATACGGCCAGAGGTGCAGAAGGTTAATGAG AGTATTGTTCGTAATAATACAACCCTTCCATCTGATCCTGAAAAAATCAGTGGTCCTGGTGAATGTTCGAGAGTTATTCCTCTTCCTCAAACAGTGAAAGTTGAGAATATTGTTTCTTCTGCTGAATGTTTGAATTCAGATCCCACTATTACG GTTGGAAGCTGTGGTGTTGCGAATTGTTTGTCTGCTGGGAAATGTAAATGTCATCCAGCCAAACGCATGAAGAAGGAGTGA
- the LOC112417875 gene encoding uncharacterized protein yields MVHELEVKRSEVKKGRGRPKSNIGLASRAMNYVQIVSNFSESIQGGLKRRRLCEIKTIEHDEMRSANHLPINVDRGCSVPKALETQLQSQPYALNESQSSSQVEIDLSSIIRNESDISETRMNPGNHKDNVCSASRAMDFEEIVSQLSQSNQGSLECKHSHEFDVVEHHEKRSFDHRLKNVNRSCSIDETLLAPTQSQPYAFDKSQTIGQSEKNLAGNLQCHGDVSKMIMQDSFSKPVSEVFLPESDSDLESEDEADSDYNLSEISECSSNYDSASEDDDEHIQFEERHYSESSNRSSYVDLGDPLHECVHCGACLWYNERLVKSKDSQNPKFSLCCRKGKVQLPTLPKPPEFLRHLLFDYETPESKNFLSQIRTYNMMFAFTSPGAKYDSSFNNGKGPPTVRIQGQFCHRIGSMLPKNGEPPRFGQLYIYDTENEIQNRIQGVRNNRNIDPKIVENLSTMLYENNTHAKCFKMARERLYSDIDVPDLKLRLISNRKTDGRVYNLPTVSEVAALIVGDVGDAEKRDIIVQAHGGQLQRIDEFHASYLAYQYPLLFPYGEDGYRPNIAHRGIDQGDDTMDVKKHNRLTVREWLAYRIQMRLFEAKTLLSSRRLFLEFLVDGFTMLEAEKLSWLKRNQKKLRVSKYKNLHDEGQQNNAPGSTKGKRYVLPSTYVGGRRFMDQLYFDGMAICSKVGFPDLFITFTCNPKWPEIVRLLTPLHQRAHDRPDIVARIFKMKFDQLMSDLIKNAILGKVLAYIYTIEFQKRGLPHAHILLFFHPSNKYPTPDDIDRIISAEIPDPVKQPELYNLVKAHMFHGPCGLANENSPCMRDGKCSKYYPKKFQSVTIVDQEGFPVYRRRKNGRTIEKAGILLNNSHVVPHNPTLLLKYQAHINMEWCNQSSSIKYLFKYINKGSDRIGAVIEPVEVQASSSQHNRLDEIKEYLNCRYVSASEACWRIFSYSIHGRKPAVERLFFHDEGENCVYYKDHEQIADVLLKASVTESMFTSWMEANKLYPEARLLTYVEFVSKFVYEKKKRSWKPRKKGYTIGRLMWVPQSTGELYYLRMILTVAKGPTCYKDLKFIKGVQYLTFREACFALGFLEDDREFIGAIKDASVWGSGYFLRKLFARMLLSGSMDRPNHVWENSWRLLCDGILYNQRKLLQNRDLLLTDEELQDLTLTEIEKHLQSNGRSLREFKCMPYPSNYVPDFLGNRLIYEEKNYDPVFQKQVFEQLFGSLTG; encoded by the exons ATGGTTCACGAACTAGAAGTCAAGAGGTCGGAGGTGAAAAAGGGGCGCGGTAGACCTAAGAGTAATATTGGTTTAGCGTCAAGAGCAATGAACTACGTTCAAATTGTCTCAAATTTTTCAGAATCTATTCAAG GTGGCCTAAAACGAAGACGTTTGTGTGAAATTAAAACTATAGAACATGATGAAATGAGAAGCGCAAACCATCTTCCGATTAATGTTGATCGAGGTTGTTCTGTTCCAAAGGCTTTAGAAACTCAACTGCAGTCTCAACCTTATGCATTAAATGAGTCTCAAAGCAGTAGTCAGGTAGAGATAGATCTGTCTTCCATTATCCGCAATGAAAGTGATATCTCGGAGACAAGAATGAATCCTGGTAATCATAAAGACAATGTTTGTTCAGCGTCAAGAGCAATGGATTTTGAGGAAATTGTCTCTCAGCTTTCACAATCCAATCAAG GTAGTCTAGAATGCAAACATTCACATGAATTTGATGTTGTGGAACATCATGAAAAGAGAAGCTTTGACCATCGTCTGAAAAATGTTAATAGAAGTTGTTCTATTGATGAGACTTTGTTGGCTCCAACACAATCTCAACCTTATGCATTTGATAAATCTCAAACCATTGGTCAGTCTGAAAAAAACCTGGCGGGCAATCTTCAATGTCATGGTGATGTGTCAAAGATGATTATGCAAGACTCATTTAGTAAACCTGTTTCTGAAGTCTTTTTGCCAGAGAGTGATAGCGATCTTGAAAGTGAAGATGAAGCTGATTCCGATTATAATCTATCAGAAATTTCTG agtGTAGCAGCAACTATGATTCTGCcagtgaagatgatgatgaacacATACAATTTGAGGAAAGACACTATTCTGAATCGTCTAATCGAT CAAGCTATGTAGATCTTGGAGATCCTTTACATGAGTGTGTTCATTGCGGAGCATGTTTGTGGTATAATGAACGACTTGTGAAAAGCAAAGACTCTCAAAATCCAAAGTTTTCTTTGTGCTGTCGTAAGGGAAAGGTTCAACTGCCAACATTGCCAAAACCTCCTGAGTTTTTGAGACATttattgtttgattatgaaaCGCCGGAGAGTAAAAATTTTCTTAGTCAGATTAGAACCTATAACATGATGTTTGCATTTACATCACCTGGAGCTAAATATGATTCCAGTTTTAATAATGGAAAAGGACCTCCTACAGTTAGAATTCAAGGTCAATTTTGTCATAGGATTGGCAGCATGTTGCCAAAGAATGGAGAACCTCCTAGGTTTGGTCAGCTCTATATCTATGACACAgaaaatgaaatacaaaatcGAATTCAAGGTGTAAG GAACAATAGAAATATTGATCccaaaattgttgaaaatttatCAACGATGTTGTATGAAAATAACACTCATGCAAAATGTTTCAAGATGGCAAGAGAAAGATTATATTCTGATATAGACGTTCCTGATCTTAAACTTAGGTTAATATCAAATAGGAAAACAGATGGTCGAGTTTACAATCTTCCAACTGTATCCGAAGTAGCTGCATTAATTGTAGGAGATGTTGGTGATGCTGAAAAAAGGGATATTATTGTTCAAGCTCATGGTGGTCAATTGCAAAGGATTGATGAATTTCATGCTAGCTATCTTGCTTATCAGTATCCGTTACTTTTCCCGTACGGAGAAGATGGATATAGACCTAATATTGCACACAGAGGAATTGATCAAGGTGATGATACTATGGATGTGAAGAAACATAATAGGTTAACAGTTAGAGAGTGGCTAGCATATAGAATTCAGATGAGATTATTTGAAGCCAAAACATTGTTATCCTCCAGGAGATTGTTTCTAGAATTTTTGGTGGATGGTTTCACAATGTTAGAGGCAGAAAAACTGAGTTGGCTTAAGAGGAATCAAAAAAAGCTCAGAGTTTCGAAATACAAGAATCTTCATGATGAAGGTCAGCAGAATAATGCTCCAGGATCAACCAAAGGAAAAAGATATGTTTTGCCGTCCACTTACGTTGGAGGCCGCCGATTTATGGATCAGCTTTACTTTGATGGAATGGCTATCTGCAGCAAAGTTGGGTTTCCTGATCTTTTCATTACCTTTACATGTAATCCCAAGTGGCCAGAGATCGTAAGATTGTTGACTCCTTTGCATCAAAGAGCACACGATCGGCCCGACATTGTGGCAAGGATCTTTAAGATGAAATTTGATCAACTGATGTCGGATTTGATAAAGAATGCAATATTGGGAAAAGTCTTGGCAT ataTATATACAATTGAGTTTCAAAAAAGAGGGTTACCTCATGCACATATTCTACTTTTCTTTCATCCGTCGAACAAGTATCCTACTCCAGATGATATCGATCGAATCATTTCTGCAGAGATACCTGATCCTGTAAAACAACCAGAATTGTACAACTTGGTTAAGGCGCACATGTTTCATGGTCCATGTGGTTTAGCAAATGAAAACTCACCTTGCATGAGAGATGGGAAATGCTCTAAATACTATCCTAAGAAATTCCAGTCAGTGACAATTGTCGATCAAGAAGGATTCCCTGTGTATAGAAGGAGAAAAAATGGCCGGACCATAGAGAAAGCAGGTATTCTTCTTAACAATTCACATGTTGTTCCACATAATCCAACTCTGCTTCTCAAGTATCAAGCTCATATCAATATGGAGTGGTGCAATCAAAGTTCCtcaattaaatatttgtttaagtaTATTAATAAGGGTTCAGATAGGATTGGTGCTGTAATTGAGCCAGTTGAAGTGCAGGCTTCATCTTCTCAACATAACAGATTAGATGAAATAAAAGAATATCTTAATTGCAGATATGTTTCAGCAAGTGAGGCATGTTGGAGAATATTTTCTTATTCAATACATGGTAGAAAGCCTGCTGTAGAGAGGTTATTCTTTCACGATGAGGGTGAAAATTGTGTTTACTATAAAGATCATGAGCAAATTGCTGATGTTTTGCTTAAGGCGAGTGTGACTGAATCAATGTTCACTTCTTGGATGGAGGCTAATAAGTTGTACCCTGAAGCAAGATTATTAACCTATGTAGAATTTGTTTCTaagtttgtttatgaaaaaaaaaaaagatcatggAAACCTCGGAAAAAAGGGTACACAATTGGAAGACTTATGTGGGTACCTCAAAGTACTGGAGAGTTGTATTATCTAAGAATGATATTGACTGTTGCTAAGGGACCAACATGCTATAAGgatctaaaatttattaaaggaGTCCAATATCTTACGTTCCGAGAAGCATGTTTTGCCTTAGGATTTTTAGAAGATGATAGAGAGTTCATCGGGGCAATAAAAGACGCATCTGTATGGGGTTCAggttattttttaagaaaactttTTGCGCGTATGCTATTGTCTGGATCAATGGATAGGCCTAATCATGTATGGGAAAATTCTTGGAGATTACTTTGTGATGGCATTCTTTATAATCAAAGGAAATTGTTGCAAAATCGAg atttaTTGTTGACAGATGAAGAATTGCAAGATTTAACCCTCACAGAAATTGAGAAGCATTTGCAATCTAACGGAAGAAGCTTAAGAGAGTTCAAATGTATGCCATATCCAAGCAATTATGTTCCAGATTTTTTGGGAAATAGACTGATAtacgaagaaaaaaattatgatcctGTTTTCCAAAAACAAGTTTTTGAGCAATTGTTTGGATCTCTTACAGGTTAG
- the LOC120577759 gene encoding uncharacterized protein encodes MESISWTHKLTQRCIDGTTAMPFPKNVSEKLIMNDHSSLTLVDEETETLYECAIVTDPRDENLRYIGDGWFEYIASKKFAVGSSLIFIYTIESRMLYVTLIERT; translated from the exons ATGGAATCTATTTCTTGGACTCATAAGTTAACTCAAAGGTGTATTGATGGCACAACTGCTATg CCTTTTCCAAAAAATGTTTCTGAGAAACTAATTATGAACGATCACAGTAGCTTAACTTTAGTAGATGAAGAAACAGAGACATTATATGAATGTGCTATTGTGACCGATCCAAGAGATGAAAATTTGAGGTACATTGGTGATGGTTGGTTTGAGTATATTGCCTCAAAGAAATTTGCAGTTGGATctagtttaatatttatttatacgaTTGAATCACGCATGTTGTATGTGACGCTTATTGAACGTACGTAG